The following are encoded together in the Proteiniphilum saccharofermentans genome:
- a CDS encoding RagB/SusD family nutrient uptake outer membrane protein: protein MKKLDISNRFVGILLFFAMLIPGCVSLDKDPLDSLSTGTFWKTETDAMLGLTGIYHNPHLQQSNYNFWSQLGCLYLFEATTDNGFEKDNHVTDINNGSLASTYGAINNAWVDAYQKISRCNNFIDNIDAVQMNPDKLAEMKAEAKVIRAHDYFYLAFYWGDVPLTTHVLTVNEANNIFRTPKNEVMDFVIKELQEAIPLLPVIRPDDEHGRITKGGALGILGRVLMSEKRWEDAKDVYEQIINMGIYIIDPRFKEIFEEKGESSKEHVLVSVRMEDVYGTPMLRGCHGFDFGGYHWFSPYNELVEEFECIDGKPITESPLYDPEDPYTNRDPRLYKTIGINGLTVFKGKLYISHPDSSAVKYQDQVTRRPWSGYLLHKFSDGDYTGNITQYGGDFPMIRYAEVLLSYLESCIESGMPITQNLLNATINKVRGREEVQMPPVTETDPAKLTTILRRERRVELAWEGLRLYDLFRWRIAHVKLKGTFTGMKVCPASEAASYKTVKVDSKGYYFCEETNFRENVDYLWPIPQSERDVNPNLTQNPGY from the coding sequence ATGAAAAAATTAGATATATCGAATAGATTCGTAGGCATTCTGTTATTTTTTGCGATGCTTATACCGGGGTGTGTAAGTTTGGATAAGGATCCATTGGATAGCCTGTCAACAGGTACATTCTGGAAAACAGAAACTGATGCAATGTTAGGACTGACCGGAATTTATCATAACCCTCATCTGCAACAAAGCAATTATAATTTTTGGAGTCAGCTTGGTTGCCTGTACCTTTTTGAAGCCACAACAGATAATGGTTTCGAAAAGGATAATCATGTGACAGATATTAACAATGGCTCTCTTGCTTCCACTTACGGAGCTATCAACAATGCATGGGTTGATGCATATCAAAAGATTTCACGGTGTAATAATTTCATAGATAATATTGATGCCGTACAGATGAATCCTGACAAATTAGCTGAAATGAAAGCAGAAGCGAAAGTTATTAGGGCACATGACTATTTTTACTTGGCATTTTATTGGGGAGATGTGCCTTTAACGACTCACGTACTTACTGTGAACGAGGCAAATAATATTTTTCGTACACCCAAAAACGAAGTAATGGATTTTGTAATCAAAGAATTGCAGGAAGCGATTCCCTTATTACCCGTTATCCGTCCGGATGATGAACATGGACGGATTACCAAAGGCGGCGCTTTAGGTATTTTGGGGCGTGTCCTGATGTCCGAAAAACGATGGGAGGATGCCAAGGATGTTTATGAACAAATCATCAATATGGGTATCTACATCATAGACCCGCGCTTTAAAGAAATCTTTGAGGAAAAAGGCGAATCCAGCAAAGAGCATGTTTTGGTAAGTGTCCGTATGGAAGATGTGTACGGAACCCCCATGCTCCGGGGTTGTCATGGATTCGACTTTGGCGGATACCATTGGTTCAGCCCTTATAATGAATTGGTGGAAGAATTTGAATGCATCGACGGAAAACCCATTACCGAATCACCTTTGTATGACCCGGAAGATCCTTATACAAACAGGGATCCACGGCTGTATAAAACAATAGGTATCAATGGTCTGACCGTTTTTAAAGGGAAATTGTATATATCTCATCCCGATTCGTCTGCCGTAAAATACCAGGATCAGGTAACACGTCGTCCGTGGAGCGGTTATTTATTGCATAAGTTTAGTGATGGGGATTATACCGGAAACATTACACAATATGGCGGCGATTTCCCAATGATTCGCTATGCCGAAGTGTTGCTGAGTTATCTGGAGTCATGTATTGAAAGCGGTATGCCCATTACACAGAATTTGTTGAACGCAACCATCAACAAAGTGCGTGGCCGTGAAGAAGTTCAAATGCCGCCCGTAACCGAAACAGACCCTGCAAAACTGACTACCATTTTGCGGCGGGAGCGCAGGGTGGAACTGGCTTGGGAAGGGTTGCGGCTCTATGACTTGTTCCGGTGGCGCATCGCTCATGTCAAACTGAAAGGTACATTTACGGGCATGAAGGTTTGTCCTGCTTCGGAAGCTGCAAGTTATAAAACGGTTAAAGTGGATTCAAAAGGATATTATTTTTGTGAAGAGACCAACTTCCGTGAAAATGTAGATTACCTGTGGCCCATTCCTCAATCGGAAAGGGATGTAAATCCGAATCTTACTCAAAATCCAGGCTATTAA
- a CDS encoding SusC/RagA family TonB-linked outer membrane protein — translation MMAINTNAQDAVIELKTNSVTISQLINEIEKQTDYLVVYSNREVDTNRRVNFQKRSGNVSSYLNEAFSNTEIGYDFENNYIVLSKKVYQNATTIAQLIQATQQQDKKITGKITDENGDPVIGATIVEKDNPSRGTITDVNGNYTLTGTPENATLQFTYVGMKTQEVAIDGRTTINIVLEADTELLDELVVVGYGVQKKVNLTGSIVAINEKDIEKLNVTQPSQLLAGLASGVTVTQSSGQPGSDAATLRIRGLGTFSSAGTSPLVLIDGISSDMNHINANDIESISILKDAASAAIYGTRAANGVILIETKKGKEGITKINYQGSFGFQRPSEIPKIVDSWVYAEMINEALRNAGSNQQYTEAEIAKFKSGEDQDNYPNKRHYDDLVKSGDGFQTEHYLNFTSGNDKNSYLFSLGYLNQNGFVDETNHTHYNVLFNASSKVSNNFRLNVKFQGRAGSTSEPTTIRSGDGVDGLLNYALKIPNTIAGKKSDGYYGQQTGFTIEGWMDSESFIKNTSNRMNVSAGFEWDILKSLKLTGLAGYNYDNTKYKRFWPVLVVDQTYTESPSELTETRTENSLLTLQSFLNYNKAIDKHEFNVLGGYSQENNTNSWLRAFRDNFPSNTLYEISAGAPSNQLNGGSGYEWALQSFFGRFNYVFDGKYLFEANTRYDGSSRFPASKRWGLFPSVSAGWIISQEKFFHFEPINHLKIRTSWGKLGNQNIGNYPYQQILTLGVNAPFGVSEKMFSGAAATVVPSTDITWESTRVVGAGLDIGLINNKVNASIDIYDKLTSDILYNVTASTVLGMTPSVQNAGVVSNKGIDLNLQHRHQIGDFSYNISANFSYVKNEVKQLATVIQDINSGLFVGYPLQSIYGYVADGLFVDQQDVDNYPTQPRVAAPGDIKLKDISGPDGVPDGKVNADYDRKIIGNQFPKYTYGLTFSPRYKNFDLFINMYGVAGVNKILGGFADNAFYQGSNPQEWMMDRWTKENPNPNAPYPRFLVVGGGEQQFYRSTFVMQDASFLRISNLQLGYTVPEKLVKKIWMSNLYVYINVKNPFTFDRFREGWDPEMGTGYPPARYFSAGVNINF, via the coding sequence ATGATGGCGATCAATACCAATGCACAGGATGCGGTAATTGAATTAAAGACCAATTCCGTAACCATTAGTCAATTGATCAATGAAATTGAGAAACAAACCGATTATCTGGTCGTTTACAGCAACCGGGAAGTAGATACCAACAGGAGAGTCAATTTTCAAAAAAGATCAGGCAACGTATCTTCCTATTTGAACGAAGCCTTCTCAAATACCGAAATTGGTTATGATTTTGAAAACAATTACATCGTCCTTTCAAAAAAAGTCTATCAAAATGCGACAACCATAGCCCAACTAATCCAGGCCACCCAGCAGCAAGACAAAAAGATAACGGGAAAAATTACGGATGAAAATGGAGATCCGGTTATCGGAGCCACTATTGTAGAAAAGGATAACCCGTCACGTGGAACAATCACAGATGTAAATGGAAATTATACACTGACAGGTACGCCCGAAAATGCTACCCTGCAATTCACATACGTTGGTATGAAAACGCAGGAAGTAGCTATCGATGGAAGAACAACTATAAATATAGTTCTGGAAGCAGATACAGAATTGTTGGATGAGTTGGTGGTTGTGGGTTATGGTGTCCAAAAGAAAGTCAATTTAACTGGTTCTATAGTTGCAATTAATGAGAAAGATATAGAAAAACTAAATGTGACTCAGCCCTCTCAATTATTAGCTGGTCTTGCCAGTGGAGTCACAGTTACACAATCATCCGGACAACCGGGATCAGACGCTGCAACCTTACGAATTCGTGGACTGGGAACATTCAGTTCTGCAGGGACTTCACCACTTGTGCTGATTGATGGAATTTCTTCTGATATGAATCACATCAATGCTAATGATATTGAAAGCATTTCCATTTTGAAGGATGCTGCATCTGCCGCAATATATGGAACAAGGGCTGCCAATGGTGTAATACTCATCGAAACAAAAAAAGGGAAAGAGGGCATAACCAAAATTAATTACCAGGGAAGTTTCGGCTTTCAAAGACCATCCGAAATACCTAAGATTGTTGACTCGTGGGTATATGCCGAAATGATAAACGAGGCATTACGAAATGCAGGTAGTAACCAACAATATACTGAAGCAGAAATAGCCAAATTCAAATCGGGGGAAGATCAGGATAATTATCCAAATAAGCGCCACTATGACGATTTAGTTAAGTCAGGTGATGGTTTTCAAACCGAACATTACTTGAACTTCACGAGTGGTAACGACAAAAACTCTTATTTGTTTTCCTTGGGATACTTGAATCAAAACGGATTTGTTGATGAAACAAATCATACACATTACAATGTACTATTCAACGCGAGCAGTAAGGTGTCGAATAATTTCAGACTGAATGTGAAATTCCAGGGAAGAGCAGGGTCAACAAGTGAACCCACGACCATCAGGAGCGGTGATGGTGTAGATGGATTACTTAATTACGCCTTGAAAATACCAAATACAATAGCTGGTAAAAAATCCGACGGTTATTATGGGCAGCAGACAGGTTTTACGATTGAAGGTTGGATGGATAGTGAATCTTTTATAAAAAATACCAGTAACAGGATGAATGTAAGTGCAGGATTCGAGTGGGATATTTTAAAGTCTCTTAAATTGACCGGATTGGCAGGGTATAATTATGACAATACGAAGTATAAAAGGTTTTGGCCTGTATTAGTAGTAGATCAAACCTATACAGAGAGTCCTTCGGAATTAACTGAAACCAGAACGGAGAATTCACTTTTGACTTTACAAAGTTTCCTTAATTATAATAAGGCTATTGACAAGCATGAATTTAATGTACTCGGCGGTTATTCACAGGAAAATAATACGAATAGCTGGTTGCGGGCTTTTAGGGATAATTTTCCCAGTAATACATTATATGAAATTAGTGCCGGAGCACCCTCCAACCAACTAAACGGCGGCTCCGGGTATGAATGGGCATTACAGTCTTTCTTTGGCCGATTCAACTATGTCTTTGACGGCAAATATTTATTTGAAGCGAACACACGGTACGACGGCTCCTCAAGATTTCCTGCCAGTAAGCGATGGGGGTTGTTTCCTTCCGTATCGGCTGGATGGATTATCTCTCAAGAAAAATTCTTTCATTTCGAACCAATTAACCACTTAAAAATAAGGACATCATGGGGGAAACTCGGAAACCAGAACATCGGCAATTACCCATATCAGCAAATATTAACGCTGGGAGTCAATGCACCTTTCGGAGTATCAGAAAAAATGTTTTCAGGAGCAGCAGCAACCGTGGTTCCCAGTACCGATATTACATGGGAATCGACCCGCGTTGTTGGTGCAGGATTGGATATCGGGTTAATCAACAATAAAGTCAATGCCTCGATAGATATTTATGACAAACTGACTTCGGATATTCTGTATAATGTAACGGCTTCTACCGTACTAGGAATGACTCCTTCCGTACAAAATGCAGGAGTCGTGTCTAACAAGGGTATTGACCTTAACCTTCAGCATCGACATCAAATAGGTGATTTCTCGTATAATATTTCAGCGAACTTTTCATACGTAAAAAATGAAGTTAAGCAGTTGGCTACTGTGATACAAGATATTAATTCGGGTCTTTTTGTCGGATATCCATTACAGTCTATTTACGGATATGTAGCAGACGGACTCTTTGTCGATCAGCAGGATGTGGATAATTATCCCACCCAGCCCAGGGTAGCCGCACCGGGGGATATTAAATTGAAAGATATCAGCGGTCCTGATGGTGTACCTGACGGGAAAGTAAACGCCGATTACGACCGGAAGATTATCGGAAACCAATTTCCCAAATACACGTATGGGTTAACTTTTAGTCCCAGATATAAGAACTTCGACCTCTTTATTAATATGTATGGAGTAGCCGGCGTTAATAAAATTTTGGGAGGTTTTGCAGATAATGCATTTTATCAAGGCTCAAATCCGCAGGAATGGATGATGGATCGATGGACGAAAGAGAATCCTAATCCAAACGCACCCTATCCTAGATTTTTGGTTGTAGGCGGGGGCGAGCAGCAGTTTTACAGATCGACTTTTGTAATGCAGGATGCATCCTTTCTAAGAATCAGTAACCTTCAATTGGGATATACTGTCCCGGAAAAATTAGTAAAAAAAATATGGATGTCAAATCTTTATGTTTATATAAACGTAAAAAATCCGTTTACTTTTGATCGCTTCAGGGAAGGTTGGGATCCGGAAATGGGTACTGGATATCCTCCAGCACGATATTTTAGTGCAGGTGTAAATATTAATTTTTAA
- a CDS encoding FecR family protein has protein sequence MDEQLLRYFSGELTIDERLELIHRIENDSLLKAEFIRLQNLNAISQLSYHPTDRSEGISHFKTFTIQVKRNTQRKSFIYFVKYAAIALVLVASTVWATLYLSDTATEPVMNTLYAPAGQRAQITLQDGTVVWLNAQSTLKYPSHFSKRNREVEIIGEAFFDVAQEKKRPFIVSTQHIDMEVLGTQFNVYSYPDADYIQTDLVEGSVKIYEAMDKKNSVILKPNEQVTIRGNKMTVDNIINSNHLLWKEGIYCFHNERLIDIIEKLQLYYDIKIVVEDPEIFNVRYTGKFRQRDGIDEILRIMQKIQPFKIEKDRDNNIITLSK, from the coding sequence ATGGACGAACAACTCTTGCGCTATTTTTCGGGAGAATTAACAATTGATGAACGACTTGAATTGATTCACCGCATTGAAAACGACAGCCTGTTGAAGGCTGAATTTATTCGTTTGCAGAACCTGAATGCGATTTCGCAACTTTCATACCATCCTACAGACCGAAGCGAAGGGATCAGCCATTTCAAGACATTTACCATTCAAGTCAAACGGAATACCCAAAGAAAATCCTTTATCTATTTTGTAAAATATGCAGCAATAGCGCTGGTTCTTGTGGCTTCCACCGTTTGGGCTACGCTGTACCTGTCGGATACCGCCACGGAACCGGTTATGAACACTTTGTATGCCCCTGCAGGACAACGCGCCCAGATAACATTGCAAGACGGAACGGTAGTCTGGCTGAATGCACAATCCACGTTGAAGTACCCTTCTCATTTCTCCAAAAGAAACCGTGAAGTCGAGATCATCGGAGAGGCATTTTTCGATGTGGCCCAAGAGAAAAAGAGGCCGTTTATTGTCTCCACACAGCATATCGACATGGAAGTCTTGGGAACACAATTCAATGTTTACAGTTATCCCGATGCAGATTATATCCAGACAGATCTGGTAGAGGGTTCTGTGAAGATTTATGAAGCGATGGATAAAAAAAACAGCGTCATTTTAAAACCAAATGAACAAGTAACAATTCGAGGAAATAAAATGACTGTCGACAATATCATCAATTCTAACCATCTGCTTTGGAAGGAGGGAATTTATTGCTTCCACAACGAACGATTGATCGATATCATCGAAAAGCTACAACTATATTATGATATAAAAATCGTGGTGGAAGATCCCGAAATTTTTAATGTAAGGTATACCGGAAAATTCCGTCAACGCGACGGCATCGATGAGATCCTGCGTATTATGCAAAAAATTCAACCGTTTAAAATCGAGAAAGACAGAGACAACAATATCATCACGCTATCAAAATAG
- a CDS encoding RNA polymerase sigma-70 factor, which translates to MQVSTEYKTQFEEAYVSYYARMKRFARQYVIREEDAENIVQDIFFDLWEKQLEFSSFVNFNGFLFMMLKNRCIDFLRRKTLEQQLIDEIQSEYIRTLKLKFESLEALDNKFLNETDIDTVIKNAIDSLPEKCREIFVMNKIEGKKQKLIAQELNISVHTVESQMGIAYKKLKEALKYYMPLFLFFFI; encoded by the coding sequence GTGCAGGTTTCAACAGAATATAAGACTCAATTTGAAGAAGCGTATGTTTCCTACTATGCACGAATGAAACGCTTTGCCCGTCAATATGTAATCCGCGAAGAAGATGCGGAAAATATTGTTCAGGATATTTTTTTTGACCTATGGGAAAAACAGTTAGAATTCTCCTCCTTTGTCAACTTCAACGGATTTCTGTTTATGATGTTAAAAAACAGGTGTATTGATTTTCTCCGCCGAAAGACACTTGAACAACAGCTCATTGACGAAATACAATCTGAATATATCCGTACCCTGAAACTGAAATTCGAATCGCTTGAAGCGCTGGATAATAAATTTCTCAACGAGACCGATATTGATACCGTTATTAAAAATGCCATAGACAGTTTACCGGAGAAATGCAGGGAAATTTTTGTGATGAACAAGATCGAAGGAAAAAAACAAAAGTTAATCGCGCAGGAACTCAATATCTCTGTGCATACCGTGGAAAGCCAGATGGGCATTGCCTACAAAAAGCTAAAAGAAGCATTAAAATATTATATGCCACTCTTTCTATTCTTTTTTATTTGA
- a CDS encoding DUF6051 family protein, with amino-acid sequence MMNYNERYIELNGLFRQGVDCHLEETGIDIRFFRFHSLSSNERGGTLYCADSNISENFSFEYPVFTPSGKPKQEEAILLLHGLNERNWNKYLPWAEFLCLHTGKPVILFPIAFHINRAPATWSNPRNLVNVLNFRKEKYIDDCSISYANIALSDRISQSPERFYLSGRQTWADLTVLIEEIKTGRHPLFKEGAKIDIFAYSIGAFLSQVALMANQKGLFSDSRLFMFCGGSIFRSMFGISRNIMDKPAFEKMQQYYIHVFGNEAGSVWERDNAFNAFLQMITPERFRSEREKFFTRFRERIRGIALANDFVIPYHGVQEALGRKNTESTIQLLDFPFQYTHENPFPHNAKDTTSVNNAFTNVFSRAVEFLI; translated from the coding sequence ATGATGAACTACAACGAACGATACATTGAACTGAACGGTCTTTTCAGGCAGGGAGTGGACTGTCACTTAGAAGAAACAGGCATTGACATACGTTTTTTCCGTTTCCACAGTCTCTCAAGTAACGAAAGAGGTGGCACACTGTATTGCGCCGACAGTAATATATCCGAAAACTTTTCGTTTGAATATCCGGTATTCACTCCTTCGGGCAAACCTAAGCAAGAGGAAGCCATCCTGCTTCTGCACGGGTTGAACGAACGGAACTGGAATAAATATCTTCCCTGGGCAGAGTTCTTATGCCTCCATACCGGTAAGCCCGTAATACTTTTTCCTATCGCATTCCATATAAACCGGGCGCCTGCTACATGGTCAAACCCCCGCAACCTGGTAAACGTGCTGAACTTCCGGAAAGAAAAATATATCGACGATTGTTCCATCAGTTATGCAAACATAGCCCTGAGTGACCGGATCAGCCAAAGTCCGGAACGGTTCTATCTGTCGGGGAGACAAACCTGGGCAGATTTAACGGTGCTGATCGAAGAAATAAAAACCGGCCGTCACCCTCTTTTCAAGGAAGGTGCAAAAATTGATATTTTCGCATACTCCATCGGCGCCTTCTTGTCTCAGGTCGCCCTCATGGCCAATCAGAAAGGTCTTTTTTCGGATTCCCGGCTCTTTATGTTCTGTGGCGGAAGCATTTTTCGCTCCATGTTTGGCATTTCCAGAAACATCATGGACAAACCCGCCTTTGAAAAAATGCAGCAGTATTATATCCATGTTTTTGGAAACGAAGCCGGGTCTGTATGGGAACGCGACAACGCTTTCAACGCTTTCCTTCAGATGATCACACCTGAAAGATTCCGTTCCGAGCGTGAAAAATTCTTTACACGTTTTAGAGAAAGGATCAGAGGGATCGCTCTGGCAAATGACTTTGTAATCCCTTATCACGGGGTACAGGAAGCATTGGGCAGGAAAAATACGGAATCTACCATTCAATTACTTGATTTTCCATTCCAATACACCCACGAAAATCCTTTCCCTCATAATGCAAAGGACACCACATCCGTAAACAATGCTTTCACCAATGTTTTTTCCAGGGCAGTGGAGTTTCTGATTTGA
- a CDS encoding LytR/AlgR family response regulator transcription factor codes for MMEGKIPAYLYEKKNSVKTILFTALFALLFINLFQPFGSHDWYPGVSDIKYFAFSSLIILTGMLVVVISRIILTAYSKKRDILYWHYALWILCEIVAMAIFYTLFSKFFPKDGIERDISEIFRQSLFNTALVLLLPYAITWLYFSWKEKTTLLERIEEERLADTHPKTLIAFHDEKGDLKISVMLENLLYIESADNYATIYYLNKSGVSQFLLRNSLKWMDEHLTQETPLVRCHRSYIVNMDKVKILKKIKGGIVLELDEGHTPDIPVSKTYYESFMHKFSHYSV; via the coding sequence ATGATGGAAGGAAAGATTCCCGCATATTTATATGAAAAGAAAAACAGTGTAAAAACGATCCTTTTTACGGCGCTGTTTGCCCTGCTGTTTATCAATCTCTTTCAGCCTTTCGGTTCCCATGACTGGTATCCCGGTGTATCCGATATTAAATATTTTGCTTTTTCGAGCCTGATCATCCTTACCGGTATGTTGGTAGTCGTAATCAGCCGGATAATTCTTACAGCCTACTCTAAAAAACGGGATATACTCTATTGGCATTATGCCTTGTGGATATTGTGTGAAATAGTGGCGATGGCTATCTTCTATACGCTTTTTTCCAAGTTTTTTCCCAAAGACGGTATTGAGAGGGATATCTCCGAGATTTTCCGGCAGAGCCTTTTCAACACGGCATTGGTGCTATTATTACCCTATGCCATTACCTGGTTATATTTTTCATGGAAAGAGAAAACTACCCTCCTGGAGCGTATTGAAGAAGAGAGATTGGCCGATACCCATCCCAAAACATTGATCGCATTCCACGATGAGAAAGGTGACCTGAAAATATCGGTGATGCTGGAAAATCTGCTCTATATTGAGTCCGCAGATAACTATGCGACCATCTATTATCTGAATAAATCGGGCGTGTCGCAATTCCTATTGCGTAACTCACTGAAATGGATGGACGAACATCTCACTCAAGAAACCCCTTTAGTCCGTTGCCATCGCTCTTATATCGTGAATATGGACAAGGTGAAGATACTGAAAAAGATAAAAGGTGGAATCGTATTGGAGCTCGATGAGGGCCATACGCCCGATATCCCTGTCTCAAAGACTTATTATGAGTCGTTTATGCATAAATTTTCGCATTATTCGGTTTAG
- a CDS encoding YihY/virulence factor BrkB family protein, with translation MARKKKRYEPEEERPGRLERLKIKIKELIHFLSYGIWRQNPETLSGKRNILYDAIKTVMLTVRNVQELDIAASARSLTYRTLLSIVPLLAIIFAIARGFGIENIMESSIFNFMLGSRPADEIVVATPEPGTDSTITITAGIGAVDTIYQASEEITVNSALSPAGAGEEEVSAEGRTREFLNLLFQIIDNSLEEAKGGGVFAGIGILLFLYTILVLFNDIERNLNKIWQINKGRAIGRKVTDYTAMVLFMPVFFILVNALNILSYPQNDTLKIIYILYPFIPRLLDIVPFVVMILLFTALYKFLPNTKVKFMNALIAGVVAGIAFQFFQMLYLSGQMWITRYNAIYGTFAAIPLMLLWIQMSWFIVLIGAEVSYAAQNVRKFSFEKETRNISRRYRDFFTLMIASEIVQRFADEKPPLTADQISVRCKVPGRLTNDILDQLVELKIISVTPSDGDERVPAFQPAMDISLITVDRLISELDEQGSEDFMIDIDGDYQEHWKALMNTRIGLHGGTSDLQLKDL, from the coding sequence ATGGCAAGGAAAAAAAAGAGATACGAACCGGAAGAGGAACGGCCAGGTAGACTTGAGCGGCTGAAGATCAAGATAAAAGAGTTGATCCATTTCCTCTCATACGGTATCTGGCGTCAAAATCCAGAGACACTCTCCGGCAAAAGGAATATCCTGTATGATGCCATAAAGACGGTTATGCTCACCGTGAGGAATGTACAGGAACTGGATATTGCAGCCAGTGCCCGTTCGCTCACTTACAGGACACTTCTTTCCATTGTACCGCTTCTGGCCATTATCTTTGCCATTGCCCGCGGTTTTGGTATTGAGAATATCATGGAGAGTAGTATCTTCAATTTTATGCTGGGAAGCAGGCCTGCGGATGAGATCGTAGTTGCAACGCCGGAGCCGGGAACCGATAGTACTATAACCATTACTGCGGGGATAGGGGCAGTGGATACGATTTATCAGGCAAGTGAGGAGATAACGGTGAATTCAGCTCTTTCCCCGGCTGGAGCCGGTGAAGAAGAGGTGTCGGCAGAAGGACGGACCCGTGAATTTCTCAATCTCCTGTTCCAGATTATCGATAACTCGCTCGAAGAAGCAAAGGGTGGGGGTGTATTTGCCGGAATAGGTATTTTGTTGTTTCTATATACTATCCTGGTACTCTTTAATGATATAGAGAGGAATCTGAATAAGATATGGCAGATTAATAAAGGAAGGGCGATTGGGCGAAAGGTGACCGATTACACTGCTATGGTACTCTTTATGCCTGTATTTTTTATTCTGGTCAATGCGCTGAATATTCTCAGCTACCCGCAAAACGATACTCTCAAGATCATCTATATTCTCTATCCTTTTATTCCGAGACTGTTGGATATTGTACCCTTTGTGGTGATGATATTGCTTTTTACTGCATTATATAAGTTCCTGCCCAATACAAAAGTGAAGTTTATGAATGCCCTGATAGCCGGAGTGGTTGCAGGGATCGCATTTCAGTTCTTCCAGATGCTCTACCTGAGCGGACAGATGTGGATTACCCGTTACAATGCCATTTACGGTACTTTTGCGGCTATTCCCCTCATGCTGTTGTGGATACAGATGTCATGGTTCATTGTGTTGATCGGGGCGGAGGTCTCCTATGCGGCGCAGAATGTGCGAAAGTTCTCATTTGAGAAGGAAACACGTAATATCAGCCGTCGGTACAGGGATTTCTTTACATTGATGATTGCCTCGGAAATTGTGCAGCGTTTTGCCGATGAAAAGCCGCCTCTCACAGCCGACCAGATATCGGTCAGATGTAAAGTGCCCGGACGGCTTACCAACGATATCCTGGATCAATTGGTTGAGCTGAAGATTATTTCCGTGACGCCTTCTGATGGTGATGAGCGTGTCCCGGCGTTTCAGCCGGCCATGGATATCAGTTTGATTACGGTAGACCGGTTGATTTCTGAATTGGACGAACAGGGATCGGAAGATTTCATGATTGATATCGACGGGGATTACCAGGAGCACTGGAAGGCATTGATGAATACGCGTATAGGGCTCCATGGCGGGACCAGTGATCTCCAACTGAAAGATCTTTAA
- a CDS encoding MlaE family ABC transporter permease, translating to MSFISSIENVGEYALLMKKVLTIPDRMSEFLKEFIKGVFFLGVNSIWIVVIISFFIGAVIVLQIALNIDSPMLPRFTVGMVSREIILLEFSSTIMCLILAGKVGSNVASEIGTMRITEQIDALDIMGVNSANYLIFPKIASFVAFMPVLVIFSMFTGLSGGYIICLVLGTPSVETYVYGIQAFFRESFIWYSIAKSMVFGFIIASVAAYFGYTAKGGALEVGQASTNSVVINSVLILVCDLVFTQLVLG from the coding sequence ATGAGTTTTATAAGTTCCATAGAAAATGTAGGTGAATATGCACTGTTGATGAAGAAGGTGCTTACTATTCCGGATAGGATGAGTGAATTTCTGAAGGAATTCATAAAAGGAGTCTTCTTCCTGGGGGTGAACTCAATATGGATCGTGGTGATTATCTCTTTCTTCATCGGTGCGGTGATTGTCTTGCAGATTGCCCTGAACATCGATTCTCCTATGCTACCCCGATTCACAGTCGGTATGGTTTCGCGTGAGATCATACTCCTGGAGTTCTCATCAACCATTATGTGTCTGATATTGGCGGGTAAAGTGGGATCGAATGTGGCTTCGGAAATAGGCACCATGCGTATTACCGAGCAGATCGACGCATTGGATATTATGGGGGTGAATTCTGCCAATTATTTGATATTCCCGAAGATAGCATCATTCGTAGCTTTTATGCCGGTATTGGTTATCTTCAGTATGTTTACCGGTTTATCCGGCGGCTATATAATCTGTCTGGTTTTAGGGACGCCATCGGTAGAAACCTATGTATATGGTATCCAGGCTTTCTTTAGGGAGTCGTTTATCTGGTACTCAATTGCCAAGTCGATGGTGTTTGGTTTTATTATCGCTTCTGTTGCCGCCTACTTTGGTTATACGGCTAAAGGAGGAGCATTGGAAGTAGGCCAGGCCAGTACCAATTCAGTGGTAATCAACAGCGTATTGATATTGGTTTGTGATTTGGTATTCACGCAGTTAGTATTGGGGTAA